The Dehalobacter sp. genomic sequence CTATGATGATAGATGGGTCTACACGGATGTTATCACTGACCCGAAGACGGCGACTTTAAAACCAAATGTCTTCCCGTTTGAACCGACAAACGTAATCGTAATGGCTTTTGAAATGAATTATGAAAGTTTTCAAGCTGCTCCGGCCCTGCTTGAAGGTGCTTCTGCCGGCAATATCTACTCCAATATGGGTGTAACGGCTCATAAGGTGGCAACTTTCTTGAGAAGATTAGGTTATCGGGCCATACCTTGCGGCAATGATACAGCATTAAGTGTTCCCTTGGGCGTTCACGCAGGATTAGGAGAACTTAGCAGAATTGGGATCCTCATTACGCCTAAATATGGACCAAGAGTCAGATTGTGCAAAATCTTTACCAATTTGCCGTTAGCTGTTGATAAACCGATTACTTTCGGGGTTGCAGAATTTTGTAAGACCTGCAGGAAGTGCGCCGACGCTTGTCCTTCACAAGCGATATTGCATGACAAAGAACCAAGTTTTAAAACTATAACGGTATCCACAAGTGGCGGTGTAAAAAAATGGGCTTTAAATGCCGAAAAATGCTTGTCCCAATGGGCACAAGTTGGAACTGACTGTGGAATCTGCGTTAAAGTATGTCCATATAACAAACTTGATGAATGGCACCATGATTTCGTGAAGCTGGGAACAAAAACTCCAGCCCGGCCTATTTTAAGGTTTTTTGATGATTTGTTTGGATATGGGAAGGTAAGCGTTCCAGATGCGACAAAAAATTTCTGGAATAAGTAAGAATATTTCATTGAAAAGAGGAGAGCTAATATGATCATATTCTGGTTAATTCTAGGTGCACTCATGGTATCATCTATATGGTTTGTATATATCAAATTTCAGGCTGCTGGCAAAATGTCCGTAACCCGCTGGGTTTTGACTTCCATATCCGTACTGTGGGGAGCCTTTACCCTGGCCTGGATTGTCAGCAGCATTGCTGAAGGTGAGATGCAGGCTGCCGGTATGGGACTGTTAATCTTCGGAGCCATTCTTCTTGGACTAATTATCCTTACAGTGCGGTTAAATTCTTTGATATCCTCAAAAAAGAAAGCCAATAAAGTAGAGGCCGCATAACATCAGGGTAAGGCAGGACCTTTTGACAGGAGCAAAAATGAAAAAATTATGAAAAAATTTTTAAGTAATATTATTGTTTTTGTAGCAACAGTTATATTCCTCCTAACGTTGGGTTTCAGTTGGACTCATACAGATAACGATATCATACCGTTTATGAATCAAGTTTTTCCGGAAGCGCAATCTTTTCAAAAGATTGCGTCTTCCCCTGTTATATACGAAGGGAAAACGAAAGATCAAAGTGGTAAAGAAGAAAAAATAGGTTACGTCGTAATCGAGCAAGCTGTTGCTTATGGCGGGCCGATCAAAATGGTCACTGGAATCGACCTCAAAGGAAAAATTGTCGGGACAGTTATCGCCGCCCATAAGGATACGCCGTCCTTTATTGATAAGGTCATCGACCAGAAATATCTGGAGAGGTTTATAGGGAAAGATATCACGGACCCTCTGTCGATTGATAAAGATATAGACCGTATATCGGGCGCTACCTTTTCTTCCCGCGGGATAGCCAAAGCGGTTTCCCAGGGCAGCCATGCCGTAGCCAGGGAGCGATTTGGGCTGGATGTGAAGGATGAAGTTCAACCGTTTAAGTTCGGGTCAAAGGAAATTGCCGTCATCGCTTTGGTCATCCTGGCGGTAATTGGCGTCGCATTCAAACAAAGAAAACTGCGCTGGATTGCCCTGATAGGCAGTTTAGTCTTCATTGGCTTTCAATACAACACATCGATTTCCCTTGCTAACATTGCCGCACTATTAATGGGGAATTTCCCGTCTATCCGTGAAAACCTGGTTTGGTATATCCTCTTAATCGGAATCCCGGTGATCACCTTTATCTTAGGAAAAAATGTTTACTGTTTCTGGCTTTGCCCGTTTGGCGCTTTGCAGGAAATCACGGCAAAAGTGGGCGGCGGTAAATTCAAATGCTGCAATAAAGCAATCGAAGCCAAAGCGGCTAAAATAAGATATATACTCATCTACCTGGCACTCATAGGCGCATTCCTGACGAAGTCCCCGAGTTTTGCCGGTTATGAGCCATTTGCTACTTTATTTGGACGGCAGGGGTTCGGCATCCAATGGCTTATTCTACCGGTCGTGTTTTTTACTTCTTTCTTTATCAGCAGATTCTGGTGCAGGTTTTTCTGTCCGGGACTCATCATCAATGAGATCATCTTGCGTCCCAGGAAATATATCATGGGGATTTTAGAAAAAGGGATTCTAGAAAAAGGGACACTGAAAAAGGTTCCGGGAATTGAAAGAACCCAAGGAATCGAAGGAAGATCTGCAAATGAATTGAATAACATCGAGGTTAAACAATGAAAAGCAAATTAAGCATGGGGGATTTATTATTTATTGTATTGATATCGGCTGTCGCTATCATGATTATGATAAGTGAATGGCAGGCTTATCATGCTGTTTCTTAACAAATATTTTGACTTATGTTTGTAATAATATGAAACATCGCATATAAGCAATACTCCAAAAAGTAAGTTTATTAATAATATAAAATTCACTATAGCCCTGGCTTTCAGCCTTGGTTATTTTTTCATTGGCGACTTTTACGGGGGATGGACAGTATCAGCTACCATTTAAGTCGTAATTTTGGCCTGATGGTTTTTTAGCCGTTGCAAATCTTTAATAAAATAATAGCCGTTTGTTTGCTCGATTAAATTCATTTCTTTTAATTTATTGATCACCTTTATGGCCGTACCTCTATTGACACCCAGCATGTCACTAATAAACTGCTGACTGATTTTAATATTCAGCTTTATTTTATTTTCTATTTCTATTCCAAAATTATCGGCAAATGTTAATAATAGGCGGCATAGTCTCCATTCTGAGTCATGAGCCAGCAGTTCAGTGAAAAAATAACCACTTGCTAAAAATTTGCAGGTAATCGATCGTAACATTAATAGCGTTACATCAAAGTCGGTTTGTAACAAATTCAAAAAGTTTTCTTTCTTAAAAAAAAGTAAATGCGAAGGCTCCATGGTTTTGAAATAACCATCACTAGGAATACTGAAAATTGCGTTGGCTTCCAAAAAGATACTTCCCTTGTCTATAAGGCCACATACATATTCATCACCATTTGTAGAGTATACACAAGATTTAACCAGTCCATCTTTTAGATAATAAAATCCATCGGGGACATCTCCGGCAGAAACAAGTATCTTATTTCTGGCAAAGAAAACTTCTTCTCCTACGTCCAATAATTTTTGAGAGATATTAGAAAGTTTGATGATTTGTGTAAAATTATCTTTTCTAATTTCTTTCATAAATGGCACACTCACCTTCGATAGATTTTCCTGAAATTCATCTAGGGTATAAAGCATCATAATTTCGTTGTTAGAGGATATTTCTTTAATATGATCCTGCAATATTGTTTTGACAATATTTAGTGTACACCAATTTTTTGTCAGAGACCAGCCTAATTTTTTTTATTACGCTTGATTCTCCCTTTTAATATTAAAACAACTAATTCTATTTTGTCCTAAAATTTAATTAATGTTGTATAGTGAACATCTGTTGAATAGAGATCTATTCATTATATTTTATTTTATCTATGATATTTGTAGTTCAAATATTTTAAGGAGGAGATAAGGTATGATTCCTGAAAATGACAAAGAGAAAAAAACTCAGAAGAAAAAAACCTTTTCCAAAGAATTTAGCAGACGCGGTTTTTTGAAGACCTCTCTAGGAGTAGGGGTTGGAGCAGCAGGTGCCGCATTGTTCGGTTCTGAACTGCTGGGAAGTAATAGCATCGCCAATGCACAAGTTGTCGAGCATGATGACATGCCGGTGGAAATCTCCAGTGACTACAAACGGTATAGCATGGCTTCTCAGGCTCCGATTGGTGCTGTCTCTGCAGAATATGCCGGAAAAAGGTTTGGGACAATACCTCAAGAAGGAGGAGAGGGCTGGGGACAGCTTGAGTTCGCCTTTGATCATGCCTGCTGGTCGATTGAAGAGGATATCAATAAGGGTCTGGGCGCTCCGGGTTTTCAATCGCAAGGGTTATTTACTTGGGAAGGTGAAGTAAACCCCAACAAGTACCAATTTGAAAGCCCCGAAGCTGCGAGCGCGATCATCAAAAGAGTAACAAAATTCTGGGGATCATGTAAGGTCGGGATTGGCCCTTATGATGAACGGTGGCTCTTTTCTGAAGTTCTCGATCTCGCAACGGGTAAACCTGTTCCAAATAAGTTACCGTTTACGCCTACAAATGTTATTGTGGCGCTTTTTGAAATGGATTATGACTGCTATCAGACTGCCCCGGCTTTGCCCCAAGGGGCTGCTTCCGGCAATGAATACTCCGATGCGGGTGTTCTCCTCCATAAGTTGGCTAAATTTATCAGGACATTAGGCTACCAGGCCATACCTTGTTCCAATGATACGGCTTTAAGTATTCCCTTGGCAATTCAGGCCGGCCTAGGGGAGATCAGCAGAATCGGTATTATGGTCACTAAGGAATATG encodes the following:
- a CDS encoding reductive dehalogenase gives rise to the protein MIPENDKEKKTQKKKTFSKEFSRRGFLKTSLGVGVGAAGAALFGSELLGSNSIANAQVVEHDDMPVEISSDYKRYSMASQAPIGAVSAEYAGKRFGTIPQEGGEGWGQLEFAFDHACWSIEEDINKGLGAPGFQSQGLFTWEGEVNPNKYQFESPEAASAIIKRVTKFWGSCKVGIGPYDERWLFSEVLDLATGKPVPNKLPFTPTNVIVALFEMDYDCYQTAPALPQGAASGNEYSDAGVLLHKLAKFIRTLGYQAIPCSNDTALSIPLAIQAGLGEISRIGIMVTKEYGPRVRIYKLFTDMPLAIDKPVTFGAMEFCKTCMKCADACPSQAISHDVEPSFKTSSITNPGVKKWAQDGVKCMTQWSKVGTDCGICIKVCPYNKRQEWHHDLVRLGTETPAKPVLRFFDDLFGYGKISVPDAIKEFWNK
- a CDS encoding 4Fe-4S binding protein, whose amino-acid sequence is MKKFLSNIIVFVATVIFLLTLGFSWTHTDNDIIPFMNQVFPEAQSFQKIASSPVIYEGKTKDQSGKEEKIGYVVIEQAVAYGGPIKMVTGIDLKGKIVGTVIAAHKDTPSFIDKVIDQKYLERFIGKDITDPLSIDKDIDRISGATFSSRGIAKAVSQGSHAVARERFGLDVKDEVQPFKFGSKEIAVIALVILAVIGVAFKQRKLRWIALIGSLVFIGFQYNTSISLANIAALLMGNFPSIRENLVWYILLIGIPVITFILGKNVYCFWLCPFGALQEITAKVGGGKFKCCNKAIEAKAAKIRYILIYLALIGAFLTKSPSFAGYEPFATLFGRQGFGIQWLILPVVFFTSFFISRFWCRFFCPGLIINEIILRPRKYIMGILEKGILEKGTLKKVPGIERTQGIEGRSANELNNIEVKQ
- a CDS encoding dehalogenase, whose protein sequence is MIIFWLILGALMVSSIWFVYIKFQAAGKMSVTRWVLTSISVLWGAFTLAWIVSSIAEGEMQAAGMGLLIFGAILLGLIILTVRLNSLISSKKKANKVEAA
- a CDS encoding reductive dehalogenase, whose translation is MTLVKVDSDGKKLRLSRRSFLKKSIGMGVGAAGAALLGYELPGVNSVANAAGIEQHDTMPMEISSDYKRYNQKNTVFMRAFRGDQIVQADFFKYVGKKTGEIPQEGGEGWGQLEYAMDDAAWSVEDDVNGYHAPGFANLGLYNWEGKVSPNAYKFQTPELASQAVKKAATFFGADLVGIAPYDDRWVYTDVITDPKTATLKPNVFPFEPTNVIVMAFEMNYESFQAAPALLEGASAGNIYSNMGVTAHKVATFLRRLGYRAIPCGNDTALSVPLGVHAGLGELSRIGILITPKYGPRVRLCKIFTNLPLAVDKPITFGVAEFCKTCRKCADACPSQAILHDKEPSFKTITVSTSGGVKKWALNAEKCLSQWAQVGTDCGICVKVCPYNKLDEWHHDFVKLGTKTPARPILRFFDDLFGYGKVSVPDATKNFWNK
- a CDS encoding Crp/Fnr family transcriptional regulator → MKEIRKDNFTQIIKLSNISQKLLDVGEEVFFARNKILVSAGDVPDGFYYLKDGLVKSCVYSTNGDEYVCGLIDKGSIFLEANAIFSIPSDGYFKTMEPSHLLFFKKENFLNLLQTDFDVTLLMLRSITCKFLASGYFFTELLAHDSEWRLCRLLLTFADNFGIEIENKIKLNIKISQQFISDMLGVNRGTAIKVINKLKEMNLIEQTNGYYFIKDLQRLKNHQAKITT